The following coding sequences lie in one Methanopyrus sp. SNP6 genomic window:
- a CDS encoding ribose-phosphate diphosphokinase, with amino-acid sequence MIVLVTSEGVKLGRRLAEELDTELAPVEEDRFPDGEQIVRIPPELDGTVVVVHSMSPPQDENLVKAIITLDAARESGAEEVIAVVPYLAYSRQDRRFEPGEPISFRAVAKAVSANADALITVDLHEPDTLEYFDVPAENVSAAKELGKYLAKRFEGEDLVVIGPDEGARELAREVASVCDAEYDHLEKKRLSGDKVEIYPKELDVDGRTVVLVDDMIDTGGTMIEAARALLDQGAGTLYAACTHALLTRNAATRLLASGFEDIIATDTVPNPFEKVSAAPPVAEAVENLIG; translated from the coding sequence TTGATAGTCCTCGTCACGTCGGAAGGCGTCAAGCTGGGTCGGCGTCTCGCAGAGGAGCTCGACACGGAGCTGGCGCCGGTCGAGGAGGACAGGTTCCCCGACGGTGAGCAGATTGTAAGGATCCCTCCGGAGCTCGACGGGACGGTCGTCGTCGTACACTCGATGAGCCCACCCCAGGACGAGAACCTTGTGAAGGCTATAATCACTCTCGACGCTGCTCGGGAGAGCGGGGCCGAGGAAGTAATCGCCGTCGTCCCTTACCTGGCATATTCCAGACAAGATCGTAGATTCGAACCCGGAGAGCCCATCTCGTTCCGCGCCGTCGCTAAGGCAGTGTCCGCGAACGCTGACGCTCTGATAACCGTCGACCTCCACGAGCCGGACACGCTGGAATACTTTGATGTACCTGCCGAAAACGTCAGCGCGGCTAAGGAGCTGGGCAAGTACCTGGCAAAAAGGTTCGAGGGAGAAGATCTCGTAGTCATCGGACCGGACGAAGGGGCCCGAGAACTGGCTCGCGAAGTCGCCTCGGTATGTGATGCAGAATACGATCATCTGGAGAAGAAGCGGCTTAGTGGGGATAAGGTCGAGATTTATCCAAAGGAGCTGGACGTCGACGGGCGGACGGTGGTACTGGTCGATGATATGATCGACACCGGAGGGACCATGATCGAAGCCGCCCGAGCGCTTCTCGATCAAGGTGCCGGAACACTCTACGCTGCGTGCACCCATGCGCTCCTCACCAGGAACGCCGCCACTAGGCTTTTGGCTTCGGGATTCGAGGATATCATAGCCACCGACACCGTCCCAAACCCGTTCGAGAAAGTGAGTGCGGCCCCACCGGTAGCCGAGGCTGTTGAGAATCTCATCGGGTGA
- a CDS encoding DUF2098 domain-containing protein, translating to MTELQVGDHARYVRTGTVGKVVDVKEREDGRWIQLDSTGLYYHEDYVEKVEKKESKEKEKADIEEVVERIKELKEAFEHVDERVCEGGG from the coding sequence TTGACCGAACTACAGGTCGGAGACCATGCCCGATACGTGCGGACCGGAACGGTGGGTAAAGTGGTCGATGTTAAGGAGCGTGAGGATGGTCGGTGGATTCAGCTCGACTCAACGGGACTGTACTACCACGAGGACTACGTCGAGAAGGTGGAAAAGAAGGAGTCGAAGGAGAAGGAAAAGGCCGACATCGAGGAAGTCGTGGAGAGGATTAAGGAACTCAAGGAAGCGTTCGAACACGTCGACGAGCGGGTTTGCGAAGGAGGTGGTTGA
- a CDS encoding PRC-barrel domain-containing protein, which translates to MPERGAGPGASGAKNEMRVSELLQRHVITNRGHDLGIVMEVELAWKDKCIKALLVQPSKEYAQQVKADVVEVPWSSVLAVGKYVLVDESKIRPRR; encoded by the coding sequence TTGCCCGAGAGAGGAGCAGGCCCGGGGGCTTCAGGTGCTAAAAACGAGATGAGGGTTTCGGAACTGCTGCAGCGACACGTGATCACCAACCGCGGTCACGACTTAGGTATCGTCATGGAGGTGGAGTTGGCCTGGAAAGATAAGTGCATCAAAGCGTTGCTAGTGCAGCCGTCGAAGGAATACGCTCAGCAGGTGAAGGCCGACGTCGTGGAGGTTCCGTGGAGCTCCGTGCTGGCGGTGGGCAAGTACGTTTTAGTGGACGAGTCGAAAATCCGACCGAGAAGGTAG
- a CDS encoding NTP transferase domain-containing protein: MPKLPALVMAGGRAKRMGGVEKPAVEVAGKPLLVWVLEALQDCSCVKEIIVAVSRDARVTRSIAKRSGTEVVITPGRGYIHDLRFALENVGTPALTVTADLPCLAADIVDFVIAVWAAVPEPSLSVWVPQSLIVKAGLSLWRRFESIVGNVRAVVVGLNVVGDLRKTDEFKLLLDEPRLAYNVNTWHDLRKVEGVLRSCPREEQARGLQVLKTR; the protein is encoded by the coding sequence TTGCCTAAGCTCCCTGCCCTGGTGATGGCCGGCGGCCGGGCGAAGCGCATGGGTGGAGTGGAGAAGCCGGCCGTAGAAGTTGCGGGTAAACCGCTGCTAGTGTGGGTGCTCGAGGCACTTCAGGATTGCTCTTGCGTGAAGGAGATCATTGTGGCGGTATCGCGGGACGCGAGGGTTACCCGATCCATCGCGAAGCGTTCGGGAACCGAGGTCGTAATCACCCCGGGACGCGGGTACATCCATGACTTAAGGTTCGCACTAGAGAACGTAGGGACGCCGGCACTGACAGTTACCGCGGATTTGCCGTGTCTAGCCGCGGACATCGTGGACTTTGTTATCGCCGTGTGGGCAGCCGTTCCGGAGCCTTCGCTCTCTGTCTGGGTTCCACAAAGCTTGATCGTGAAGGCCGGATTGAGCCTATGGCGGAGATTTGAGTCAATTGTGGGGAACGTCCGGGCAGTGGTCGTAGGATTAAATGTAGTAGGAGACCTGCGGAAAACCGATGAGTTCAAACTCTTGCTGGACGAGCCACGGTTGGCTTACAACGTCAACACGTGGCACGATCTCCGGAAGGTGGAAGGGGTGCTTCGGAGTTGCCCGAGAGAGGAGCAGGCCCGGGGGCTTCAGGTGCTAAAAACGAGATGA
- a CDS encoding adenosylcobinamide-GDP ribazoletransferase: protein MEFLKVFRFLTVLPIGEHPKSPREIGEQAWLGLPAVGLVSGLLAGIVAWAFVGTPVRGCLVVLTLLALEGAQHFDGIVDVGDALMAGVTSKEGTAKAMRDPRVGVGGLAVGSMTLFLAVTSFGWVPFEVLVPIEVFSRFTVLSIAAVGEPAPTSYSGRVFTEYVDAEQVLLGGLLSTVVSLPFSPVATLTCAVCSAVVAWACLEAARRTVRGVNGDFLGASIWASRVLNAVCLSSLPW, encoded by the coding sequence ATGGAGTTCCTGAAAGTTTTCAGGTTCCTGACCGTCCTCCCGATCGGCGAACACCCGAAAAGTCCGCGTGAGATCGGTGAGCAAGCATGGTTGGGGCTTCCCGCGGTCGGGCTCGTTAGTGGGTTGCTGGCAGGAATCGTGGCGTGGGCCTTCGTCGGGACTCCGGTTAGAGGTTGCTTGGTGGTCTTGACACTGCTCGCGCTTGAGGGGGCGCAGCACTTCGATGGCATCGTAGATGTGGGTGACGCGCTGATGGCGGGCGTAACCTCCAAAGAAGGTACCGCGAAGGCGATGCGTGATCCGAGAGTGGGAGTGGGAGGCTTAGCGGTGGGGTCTATGACACTCTTCTTGGCAGTCACGTCGTTCGGGTGGGTACCTTTCGAGGTGTTGGTACCCATCGAAGTGTTCTCACGTTTCACCGTGCTCTCGATAGCGGCGGTTGGTGAGCCCGCGCCTACTAGCTACTCCGGTAGGGTGTTCACGGAGTACGTGGACGCTGAGCAGGTTCTGTTGGGGGGGCTTCTGTCAACGGTCGTGTCATTGCCGTTTTCACCCGTAGCCACCCTAACATGTGCGGTCTGCTCGGCGGTTGTCGCTTGGGCCTGTCTGGAGGCAGCACGCCGTACCGTAAGAGGCGTGAACGGTGATTTCTTGGGTGCATCGATATGGGCGTCACGGGTCCTGAACGCCGTTTGCCTAAGCTCCCTGCCCTGGTGA
- the cbiS gene encoding multifunctional adenosylcobinamide hydrolase CbiS — translation MEFFHVIKDERAVVLEFESPVKYVSSAFYSDGVGEVKWVANIRVEKGWSHDDPWGYIEERLHELGLEPEDTLAFLTAADVEQAAMVQKGDVFAVATAGFGNAYCSKTKEHDLGGPGTVNVVVVVGRPLTTRSLVEALAWAVEAKCHGVLRIVLGNEGPCLGTTTDSVAVLCPQGDELDSFCGPATELGRRLMSAVEEAVVTAGERTGYSPTRSIKTILEEEGIELDDLVEAGRELFVSEWEEEYASRVLEELERGLENPNVALAVFTALLVDRFVRLGSYPKECGELQEDPGWIYFDEVLGQFVAMELGGYGALFNFKRYDEEKPGILKEVDERWVMLDDVLAGLIAGAMTVAFRPG, via the coding sequence GTGGAGTTCTTTCACGTGATCAAGGACGAGCGGGCGGTAGTGCTCGAGTTCGAGAGCCCCGTGAAATACGTTTCGAGCGCATTCTACTCGGACGGTGTGGGAGAGGTGAAGTGGGTGGCCAACATCCGGGTCGAGAAAGGCTGGTCGCACGATGATCCTTGGGGTTACATTGAGGAGAGACTTCATGAACTGGGACTCGAACCCGAGGACACGCTGGCGTTCCTGACGGCCGCCGACGTCGAGCAAGCCGCTATGGTTCAAAAGGGTGACGTCTTCGCCGTCGCGACCGCCGGGTTCGGTAACGCCTACTGCTCTAAGACTAAAGAGCACGACTTAGGAGGACCAGGGACCGTGAACGTGGTCGTCGTGGTAGGGCGACCCCTGACCACACGCTCCCTGGTCGAGGCCCTGGCGTGGGCTGTGGAGGCGAAATGCCATGGGGTCCTGCGCATAGTTCTAGGTAACGAAGGACCTTGCTTAGGGACGACTACGGACTCCGTCGCCGTCTTGTGTCCACAGGGAGACGAGCTGGACTCTTTCTGTGGACCCGCGACGGAGCTCGGTCGGCGCCTGATGAGCGCGGTCGAGGAAGCTGTGGTCACCGCGGGGGAGCGCACGGGTTATTCCCCGACACGCTCGATAAAAACGATCCTTGAAGAGGAAGGGATCGAACTGGATGACCTCGTTGAGGCCGGCCGGGAGTTGTTTGTAAGTGAGTGGGAGGAGGAATACGCTTCCAGAGTCCTAGAGGAACTCGAGCGGGGTCTGGAGAATCCGAACGTGGCTCTGGCCGTGTTCACGGCGTTACTCGTCGACAGATTTGTGAGACTAGGCTCTTACCCGAAGGAGTGCGGTGAATTGCAGGAGGATCCGGGTTGGATTTACTTCGATGAGGTCCTAGGCCAGTTCGTGGCTATGGAGTTGGGGGGCTACGGGGCGCTGTTCAATTTCAAACGGTACGACGAGGAGAAGCCCGGGATCCTGAAGGAAGTCGACGAGAGATGGGTTATGCTGGACGACGTCCTCGCAGGTCTAATCGCCGGTGCCATGACCGTCGCGTTCCGCCCGGGGTGA